One Urocitellus parryii isolate mUroPar1 chromosome 8, mUroPar1.hap1, whole genome shotgun sequence DNA window includes the following coding sequences:
- the Slc35b3 gene encoding adenosine 3'-phospho 5'-phosphosulfate transporter 2 — protein sequence MRAPSGEAAAAVESPEVGEEAEEEEDSAQQTEELNEIQQTHRDNSGSPECSKIRTMDLKFNNSRKYISITVPSKTQTMSPHIKSIDDIIVLGINLSKFNKLTQFFICVAGVFVFYLIYGYLQELIFSVEGFKSYGWYLTLVQFAFYSIFGLIELQLIQDKRRRIPGKTYMIIAFLTVGTMGLSNTSLGYLNYPTQVIFKCCKLIPVMLGGVFIQGKRYNVADVSAALCMSLGLIWFTLADSTVAPNFNLTGVMLISLALCADAVIGNVQEKAMKLHNASNSEMVLYSYSIGFVYILLGLTCTSGLSPAVTFCSKNPIQTYGYAFLFSLTGYFGISFVLALIKIFGALVAVTVTTGRKAMTIVLSFIFFAKPFTFQYVWSGLLVVLGIFLNVYSKNMDKIRLPSPYDLINKSVIVRKSRTLAQTV from the exons ATGAGAGCGCCTTCCGGGGAGGCGGCAGCGGCTGTGGAAAGTCCAGAAGTAGGAGAGGAAgcggaggaagaggag GACTCGGCACAGCAAACAGAAGAATTAAACGAAATACAGCAAACCCACAGAGATAACTCTGGAAGCCCTGAATGCAGCAAAATAAGAACAATGGACCTCAAGTTTAACAACTCCAGAAAATACATCTCTATCACCGTGCCATCCAAAACCCAAACAATGTCACCACACATTAAGTCAATTGATGACATTATAGTACTTGGcataaatctcagcaaatttaaCAAACTTACCCAGTTTTTCATATGTGTTGCTGGAGTTTTTGTATTTTACCTAATTTAtggatatttgcag gaattaatattttcagtggAGGGTTTTAAGTCCTATGGCTGGTACCTTACTTTAGTGCAATTTGCATTTTACTCCATATTTGGCCTAATAGAACTTCAGCTTATTCAGGATAAAAGGAGAAG AATACCAGGAAAAACCTACATGATAATAGCTTTTCTAACAGTGGGTACTATGGGGTTATCAAACACTTCCTTGGGCTACCTGAATTATCCCACCCAAGTCATCTTCAAGTGCTGCAAATTGATTCCTGTTATGCTAGGAGGAGTTTTTATTCAAG GAAAGCGTTATAATGTTGCAGATGTCTCTGCTGCCTTATGCATGAGCCTAGGCCTCATCTGGTTTACCCTTGCTGACAGCACAGTTGCACCTAACTTCAATCTGACAG GTGTCATGCTTATTTCCCTGGCACTGTGTGCAGATGCTGTCATTGGAAATGTtcaagagaaagctatgaaactgCACAATGCTTCTAATTCTGAAATG GTTTTATATTCATATTCAATTGGTTTTGTGTACATATTATTGGGATTGACATGCACTAGTGGATTAAGCCCTGCAGTAACATTTTGTTCAAAG AATCCAATTCAGACCTATGGTTATGCATTCCTTTTTTCCCTCACTGGATACTTTGGAATTTCTTTTGTTCTGGCTTTGATTAAAATTTTTGGTGCACTTGTTGCTGTAACAG TGACAACAGGAAGAAAAGCAATGACCATTGTACTTTCCTTTATATTCTTTGCTAAACCATTCACATTTCA gtATGTATGGTCTGGTTTATTAGTTGTCCTTGGCATATTTCTCAATGTTTACAgcaaaaatatggataaaataagACTACCCTCGCCGTATGATCTGATAAACAAGTCAGTGATTGTAAGAAAGTCAAGGACGTTGGCACAAACTGTATAG